A section of the Quercus lobata isolate SW786 unplaced genomic scaffold, ValleyOak3.0 Primary Assembly Scq3eQI_100, whole genome shotgun sequence genome encodes:
- the LOC115972949 gene encoding putative receptor protein kinase ZmPK1, whose amino-acid sequence MPTPTLTIESGIEPDNELDAKDTFFNEIKSLNEVGISPSSALDERFKYSKYAFSVTEVGIFPLSLLSGFGSNGASPIVVISRFSTGTSLFVEKPDILISPNGDFSAGFYSVGDNAHCFAIWFSDSRTVVWMANRDNPVNGKHSKLSLFDTGNLILTDATKVNVTVWATNTVSLSSVQLFLNDTGNLVLCDKEGIVLWQSFDFPTDTLLPQQLLTRKTKLVSSRSQTKFSSGFYELSFNNDNLLRFVYNGLDVSDSYWFYSGHEDYNISTLVFNSLGNLSPSDDFTILSADYGAMLHRRLTLDYDGNIRLYSWEEERQSWVVSWQAIQRPCIIAGACGANSFCSYVTGYGRKCSCPSGYKMKNRSDWADGCELVVELSCKENESGFLMLSHVDFYSYYGNDFGNFLNYTFDQCRDLCLAACDCIAFEYNFNKEAGYSKCYPKTRLLNGYRSPELNGDVYLKLPKSYILSHHNPLEKFNLNCSGDGTLQSGKNSTEKFMLWFACGVGGLEIISLFLVWCLFIKIEKSLGVDKQAYDRAAIGFRKFTYTELKKATKNFSEEIGRGAGGIVYKGVLSDKRVAAIKLLKEASQGEGEFLAEVTIIGRINHMNLIEMWGYCAEGKYRLLVYEYMEHGSLADNLSANVLDWEKRFKIVVGTAKGLAYLHEDCLDWILHCDIKPQNTMLNWLLCTAGTLIHASIRKSLAQSFRPQLIEGSIYTITNFLVEEYKGNYRPVHNDLKILFNSTTSVTKFKGFDHSIPQVQFEFADYGTIASRCYNTTYLTDVIGILDYIGAIEEIKTRGRPTKIRNIQLLLEENKSVQTTLLGNTAQQIDDDFYKTNKGPFIVIVTSTIVKTFRGQYQLSSTFATKLYVNLNIPEVAEMRNKYSTKDINVKDILPKGLPKIQDAELALHNKKTVVEIKNLEWNLETKNLMVTCNAKIININNKYGWYYVACLICKTKVKQVKGVLWCERCKNEPKFAVPSYRIQVQVQDETGSTTFILFDKGTEKIISKTAKELAEMQEEMLKLDENILPKEIQKIIGNEYLFQLHLDEYNLKYGKENYTVSKILEMEISHKQKNSSKVEEHQVIEAYLLHLAYNMIQTLVYT is encoded by the exons AAATGGCGACTTCTCTgctggcttttattccgtgggTGATAATGCCCATTGCTTTGCCATTTGGTTTAGCGACTCACGCACCGTAGTTTGGATGGCAAACCGTGACAACCCAGTTAATGGAAAGCACTCaaagctctctctcttcgaTACAGGCAATCTCATCTTAACTGATGCCACTAAGGTAAATGTCACCGTTTGGGCCACAAACACTGTCTCACTCTCCTCAGTCCAATTATTTCTCAACGACACCGGTAATCTTGTTCTATGTGACAAGGAAGGTATTGTTTTGTGGCAAAGCTTTGACTTCCCTACAGATACCCTTCTTCCTCAACAACTACTCACTAGAAAAACAAAGCTTGTCTCTTCAAGAAGCCAGACCAAGTTTTCCTCTGGTTTCTATGAGCTTTCCTTCAACAACGACAACCTTCTTCGCTTTGTTTATAATGGCTTAGATGTTTCTGATAGTTATTGGTTTTATTCAGGGCATGAAGATTACAATATTAGCACACTTGTCTTTAATTCCTTAGGGAATTTAAGTCCATCCGATGATTTTACCATTTTGTCAGCCGACTATGGAGCAATGCTTCATAGAAGATTGACACTTGATTACGATGGTAATATTCGATTGTACAGTTGGGAAGAGGAGAGGCAGAGTTGGGTTGTTTCATGGCAAGCCATTCAGAGACCTTGCATCATTGCTGGTGCTTGTGGGGCTAACAGTTTTTGCAGTTACGTTACTGGTTATGGCAGGAAATGTTCCTGCCCATCAGGATACAAGATGAAAAATCGTAGCGATTGGGCTGATGGCTGTGAACTCGTAGTTGAACTCTCTTGCAAGGAAAATGAGTCGGGGTTTCTGATGTTATCCCATGTTGACTTTTACTCGTATTACGGGAATGATTTTGGGAACTTCCTCAATTACACATTTGATCAATGTAGGGATCTATGTTTGGCAGCATGTGATTGCATAGCGTTCGAATACAACTTCAACAAGGAGGCTGGTTATTCAAAATGTTATCCTAAGACACGATTGCTAAATGGGTATCGTTCGCCAGAATTAAATGGAGACGTCTATCTGAAACTACCAAAAAGCTATATCTTGTCCCACCACAATCCTctagaaaaattcaatttaaattgCTCAGGTGATGGTACACTACAAAGCGGTAAAAACAGCACAGAGAAATTCATGCTCTGGTTTGCTTGTGGAGTGGGTGGACTTGaaatcatctctctctttctggtGTGGTGTCTTTTCATCAAAATCGAGAAAAGTTTAGGTGTTGACAAGCAAGCCTATGATCGTGCTGCCATCGGATTCAGAAAATTTACATATACAGAACTAAAAAAGGCCACAAAGAATTTTAGTGAAGAGATTGGAAGAGGTGCGGGAGGAATTGTCTACAAAGGGGTGTTGTCTGACAAACGAGTTGCCGCAATCAAACTTCTCAAAGAAGCCAGCCAAGGAGAAGGTGAATTTCTAGCTGAAGTAACCATCATTGGAAGGATTAACCACATGAACTTAATAGAGATGTGGGGTTATTGTGCAGAGGGAAAGTATCGGCTTTTAGTGTATGAGTATATGGAGCATGGTTCTTTAGCAGATAACCTTTCAGCCAATGTACTTGATTGGGAAAAAAGGTTCAAAATTGTTGTGGGCACTGCAAAAGGCCTAGCCTATTTGCATGAAGATTGCTTGGATTGGATTTTGCATTGTGATATAAAGCCTCaaaataccatgttaaattgGTTGTTATGTACTGCT GGAACATTGATACATGCAAGCATCAGAAagagtcttgctcaaagttttcGTCCACAACTAATTGAAGGGAGCATATATACAATTACAAATTTCTTAGTAGAAGAATATAAAGGGAACTATCGTCCAGTACATAACGATCTCAAAATACTTTTTAATTCAACAACTTcagtcacaaaattcaaaggaTTTGACCATTCAATACCTCAGGTCCAATTTGAATTTGCTGATTATGGAACAATAGCTTCCCGTTGTTATAACACAACTTACTTAACtg ATGTGATTGGCATATTGGACTACATTGGAGCCATTGAGGAGATCAAAACAAGAGGGCGTCCAACAAAGATAAGAAACATTCAACTGTTGTTAGAAGA GAACAAATCTGTTCAAACAACTTTATTGGGAAATACTGCACAACAAATAGATGATGATTtctacaaaacaaataaagggCCATTCATAGTAATAGTCACTTCAACTATAGTGAAAACTTTCAGAG GTCAATATCAACTATCATCCACTTTTGCAACAAAGCTGTACGTAAATTTAAACATTCCAGAAGTTGCAGAAATGAGAAACAA ATACAGCACAAAAGACATAAACGTAAAAGATATACTGCCAAAGGGACTCCCTAAAATTCAAGATGCAGAACTGGccttacataataaaaaaacagtTGTTGAAATAAAGAACTTGGAATGGAACTTAGAGACAAAG AACTTGATGGTAACATGCAATGCCAAAATCATTAATATCAACAACAAATATGGATGGTATTATGTTGCATGCCTTATATGCAAGACGAAAGTGAAACAAGTCAAAGGAGTTCTATGGTGTGAACGTTGTAAAAATGAGCCAAAATTTGCAGTCCCaag CTATAGAATACAAGTCCAAGTACAAGATGAGACCGGCTCAACCACATTCATATTGTTTGACAAAGGAACTGagaaaattatttctaaaactGCAAAAGAACTTGCAGAGATGCAAGAAGAG ATGTTGAAATTAGATGAGAATATTTTACCAAAagagattcaaaaaataattggcAATGAATATTTGTTCCAACTGCATCTTGATGAATATAATTTGAagtatggaaaagaaaattacacGGTCTCAAAGATTTTGGAGATGGAAATTTCACATaagcaaaaaaactcaagtaAAGTTGAAGAACATCAGGTGATTGAAGCATACTTACTTCACCTTGCTTACAATATGATTCAAACATTAGTCTACACATAA